GTAGGCGGCCGGAAAGCTCGCGTGCGCACGAGCGCGCGGCACACGATCCCGAAGGCGAGAAGCAGCGCGAAGTTGGGCAGCGAGAGCACGAGAGCTGCGGGCCCCGGGAGCGGAGCGCCCGGGGCCCGCGCCCCGATGTTCGCCAGGGCCCCGGCGGCCGATACGAGCGTCTCGGCCGGGACCGCCACCGCCACCAGCACGAGCAGGTGCGTTACACCGAGCCTGCCCGCAAATGCCCGGTGCTCGAGGAAGCCGCGCGCGAAGACGGCGATCGGCAGGAGCAGGAGCACGCAGGACATGGGCCAGGTGACCGGGCTCAGGAGGAGCATGGCGACGACCAGCACGCTCCAGCCGAGATCGAAGGTGTCGTGTTCCGAGCGGCCACCGTACACCGCCGCCAGCCCCAAGGCCGCGAGCAGCACGATCGCGTCGGCGAGCCCGACCACGAGGTGGGTTGGTGCCGCGACGAGCGGGCGGGCGAAGGAGTAGCCGACGGTGTGCCGGACGATCAGCCCGTAGAGCGAGAGGTTCAGCATCTTGTCCTGGTACGCGGCGGCCACCTGGGGGGCCACGCGCAGCACGTAGTCGGGCCAGAGCCCCGGGCCCAGGCGAAGCACCGGGGGCAGATTGAGGAGCGCGAAGAGAGCGGCTGCGACCGCGACGGTGCGCCAGCGGCGCTCCAGCAGGAGCCACGGGACGAGCAGGAGGGGCAGGAGCTTGAGCGCTGCGCCGAGCCCCAGCCAGAGGCCGGCGAGCGTCGTGCGTTCCGCTTTGAGAGCGCTCCAGCTCCCCACGATGCAGACCAGCAGCGCCACCGTGAGCTGCCCGTGTACCAGATCGCTCATCACGGGGGGCCACAGGAGCGCGCCGCTCGTCAGCAGCGCGAAGGCTCCGGGCTTCACGCGCCAGCCGAGCGCGCGTGTCAGGAGGCGCAGCGCGTATCCCAGGAGGGCGAGGTTGACGAGGAGCCAGATGG
This genomic window from Deltaproteobacteria bacterium contains:
- a CDS encoding DUF2029 domain-containing protein, with product MERPRSAPLRRGVRRAASLLASPPARVALLALALVQLVRLAGSLAPPHVYGKDFRQEYCLSRSLLDGSPLYEPLVEQARRYVGSDVAPLPSPSAHPPSVATLFVPLALLPYRAATAIWLLVNLALLGYALRLLTRALGWRVKPGAFALLTSGALLWPPVMSDLVHGQLTVALLVCIVGSWSALKAERTTLAGLWLGLGAALKLLPLLLVPWLLLERRWRTVAVAAALFALLNLPPVLRLGPGLWPDYVLRVAPQVAAAYQDKMLNLSLYGLIVRHTVGYSFARPLVAAPTHLVVGLADAIVLLAALGLAAVYGGRSEHDTFDLGWSVLVVAMLLLSPVTWPMSCVLLLLPIAVFARGFLEHRAFAGRLGVTHLLVLVAVAVPAETLVSAAGALANIGARAPGAPLPGPAALVLSLPNFALLLAFGIVCRALVRTRAFRPPT